A stretch of the Gossypium hirsutum isolate 1008001.06 chromosome D07, Gossypium_hirsutum_v2.1, whole genome shotgun sequence genome encodes the following:
- the LOC107954889 gene encoding major pollen allergen Lig v 1, whose amino-acid sequence MKMSWFSLVPLLLSLAINNLSEASHGHKLRSAVASGTVYCDICFQQDFSKAHHFISGASVAVECKDGDSRPSFRQVAKTNEQGEFKVRLPFSVTKHVKKVKGCSVKLVRSSEPYCAVASSSTSSSLHLKSTKQGTKVFSAGFLSFKPLKLPNLCNKKPSVVADSKEYNTPHTLDFEQPNYPIFPPPLEDPATPRPSPLLPNLPPLPQLPPLPPLPGLPFPPIPGRN is encoded by the exons ATGAAAATGAGTTGGTTTTCCTTAGTACCGCTGCTGCTTAGTTTAGCAATCAATAATCTCTCAGAGGCTAGCCATGGACATAAGCTACGTTCTGCTGTTGCTTCTGGAACTGTATACTGTGACATTTGTTTCCAACAAGATTTCTCAAAGGCCCATCACTTTATTTCAG GTGCATCAGTTGCAGTGGAATGTAAAGATGGGGATTCGAGGCCGAGTTTTCGACAAGTTGCGAAAACCAACGAGCAGGGAGAATTCAAAGTTCGTTTGCCATTCTCAGTTACCAAACATGTGAAGAAAGTCAAGGGATGTTCAGTGAAACTTGTGAGAAGCAGTGAGCCATACTGTGCAGTGGCCTCATCTTCAACATCATCATCACTCCATCTCAAGTCAACAAAGCAAGGAACTAAGGTTTTCTCAGCTGGGTTTCTGAGTTTCAAGCCATTGAAACTGCCAAATCTATGCAACAAAAAACCAAGTGTTGTTGCAGACTCTAAGGAATACAACACCCCACACACCTTGGATTTTGAGCAACCAAACTATCCCATATTTCCACCTCCGCTTGAAGACCCTGCAACACCACGGCCAAGCCCACTGCTTCCCAATCTCCCACCATTACCTCAACTCCCCCCTCTGCCACCCCTTCCAGGGCTCCCTTTTCCACCCATTCCTGGAAGGAATTAG
- the LOC107954890 gene encoding AUGMIN subunit 5 has product MQSSNVQPEVILEWLQKEMGYRPLGPYNSSSNKSNLPSIDSLRKICRGNMLPLWHFLLTRVKSEKTVQSIRKNITVHGGGGNIENAGNLGKEEGRSKGGGRRKEKVGGGGGGEGSGAAEIREAAIREREAAAKEVERLRNIVRRQRKDLKARMLEVSREEAERKRMLDEKANYRHKQVVLEAYDQQCDDAAKIFAEYHKRLHQYVNQARDAQRSSVDSSIEVVSNYSGNSEKEAVYSTVKGTKAADDVILIETTRERNVRKACESLADRMIEKVRNSFPAYEGNGIHLSPQSEAAKLGFDFDGEIPDEVRIVIVNCLKNPPQLLQAISTYTSRLKTLISREIEEVDVRADAEALRYKYENNRVMDVSSPDVSSPLNQLYGNEKIGMDVLSRGMQNQLLERQKAHVQQFLATEDALNKAAEARDLCQKLIKRLQGGSDLVPSRSLVGGATQKVGSLRQFELEVWAKEREAAGLKASLNTLMSEIQRLNKLCAERKEAEDSLRKKWKKIEEFDSRRSELESIYTALLKANMDAAAFWNQQPLAAREYASSTIIPVCNIVADISNSAKEFIVKEVSAFYRSPDNSLYMLPSSPQALLESMGANGSTGPETVAAAEKNAALLTARAGARDPSAIPSICRVSAALQYPAGLEGSDAGLASVLESLEFCLKLRGSEASVLEELAKAINLVHIRQDLVESGHALLNHAYRAQQEYARTTNYCLNLAAEQDKIVIEKWLPELKTAILNAQKCLEDCKYVRGLLDEWWEQPASTVVDWVTVDRQNVGAWHSHVKQLLAFYDKEVL; this is encoded by the exons ATGCAGAGCTCAAATGTGCAGCCGGAAGTTATACTAGAATGGCTGCAAAAGGAAATGGGTTACCGTCCCTTAGGACCCTACAATTCTTCTTCCAACAAGTCGAATTTACCTTCCATCGATTCGCTTCGCAAGATTTGTAGAGGGAATATGTTACCCCTGTGGCATTTCTTGTTAACCCGCGTTAAATCCGAGAAAACCGTCCAAAGCATCCGAAAGAACATCACCGTACACGGCGGAGGGGGGAATATTGAGAATGCTGGAAATTTGGGGAAAGAGGAGGGGAGGAGTAAAGGAGGGGGGAGGAGGAAAGAGAAGGtgggtggtggtggtggaggggAGGGTTCAGGTGCGGCGGAGATTAGGGAAGCAGCAATAAGGGAACGGGAAGCCGCTGCCAAGGAAGTGGAGAGGTTGAGAAATATTGTGAGGAGACAAAGGAAAGATTTGAAGGCTAGGATGTTGGAGGTTTCTAGAGAGGAAGCTGAAAGGAAAAGGATGCTTGACGAAAAGGCCAATTACAg GCACAAACAAGTTGTGTTGGAAGCTTATGATCAACAATGCGATGACGCTGCCAAAATATTTGCAGAGTACCACAAACGTCTTCATCAATATGTAAATCAAGCCAGGGATGCTCAAAGGTCAAGTGTTGACTCTTCCATTGAAGTGGTTAGCAACTACAGTGGCAATAGTGAGAAGGAAGCTGTATATTCAACTGTTAAAGGAACTAAAGCTGCAGATGATGTCATTCTTATTGAAACAACTCGTGAAAGAAATGTTCGCAAGGCATGTGAATCTCTTGCAGACCGCATGATTGAAAAAGTGCGAAATTCTTTTCCAGCTTATGAAGGAAATGGGATCCATTTGAGTCCTCAATCAGAAGCTGCCAAATTAGGCTTTGATTTCGATGGGGAGATACCTGATGAAGTTAGAATTGTTATTGTAAATTGTCTCAAAAATCCTCCTCAATTACTTCAGGCAATTAGCACATACACTTCAAGGCTTAAAACTTTGATTTCTAGAGAAATAGAGGAAGTCGACGTTAGAGCTGACGCTGAAGCCTTAAG GTACAAATATGAGAACAACAGAGTTATGGATGTTTCCTCTCCGGATGTGAGCTCACCCTTAAATCAACTTTATGGTAATGAGAAGATAGGAATGGATGTACTTTCTAGAGGAATGCAAAATCAACTTCTTGAAAGACAG AAAGCTCATGTTCAACAATTTTTAGCTACTGAAGATGCTCTCAACAAAGCTGCAGAAGCGAGGGACTTGTGTCAAAAGCTTATAAAACGTCTACAAGGAGGTAGTGATTTAGTTCCTTCACGTTCTCTTGTCGGAGGTGCAACACAGAAGGTTGGCAGTCTTAGACAATTTGAG TTGGAGGTTTGGGCCAAGGAGAGAGAAGCTGCTGGGCTAAAGGCAAGCTTAAATACACTAATGTCTGAAATACAACGGTTGAACAAATTGTGTGCAGAGAGGAAAGAGGCTGAAGATTCATTAAGAAAGAAGTGGAAGAAGATTGAAGAGTTTGACTCCCGTAGATCCGAACTTGAATCCATATATACTGCTCTCCTGAAGGCTAATATG GATGCAGCTGCATTCTGGAACCAACAGCCATTGGCGGCGAGGGAGTATGCTTCCAGTACCATTATTCCTGTTTGCAATATTGTTGCAGACATTTCAAACAGTGCGAAAGAGTTTATTGTCAAAGAAGTTTCTGCATTTTATAGAAGTCCTGATAATAGCCTCTACATGCTTCCATCAAGCCCACAG GCTCTTCTAGAGTCCATGGGTGCTAATGGATCTACAGGACCCGAAACTGTGGCTGCAGCAGAGAAAAATGCTGCATTGTTGACTGCAAGGGCTGGTGCCAGGGATCCTTCGGCAATTCCATCCATATGTCGTGTTTCTGCTGCTCTTCAATACCCTGCTG GTTTGGAGGGTTCGGATGCTGGTTTGGCATCAGTGTTAGAGTCTCTGGAGTTCTGTTTGAAGCTTCGTGGTTCTGAGGCTAGTGTCCTGGAGGAATTGGCAAAGGCAATAAATTTGGTCCATATTCGACAGGATCTTGTTGAAAGTGGTCATGCACTATTGAACCATGCTTACCGTGCTCAACAAGAATATGCAAG GACAACAAATTATTGTTTGAATTTGGCAGCTGAGCAAGATAAGATTGTCATAGAGAAATGGCTACCTGAACTTAAAACTGCAATTTTGAATGCTCAGAAGTGCTTGGAGGACTGCAAATATGTCAGGGGTTTG CTGGACGAGTGGTGGGAGCAACCGGCATCAACTGTTGTAGATTGGGTCACAGTTGACAGACAAAATGTTGGAGCCTGGCATTCTCACGTGAAGCAACTTCTTGCATTTTATGATAAGGAAGTTTTGTGA